The following coding sequences lie in one Bacteroidota bacterium genomic window:
- a CDS encoding LexA family transcriptional regulator → MLNHFNANIKLLRKRLRITQEDVANELNMKRSTLSGLENNVSQPTITALLTFSNFYKVSIDTLLKIELSKLTGGQLSEVINGNDLYLRGSTLRILTTTVNQEDVENIELIPEKAKAGYATGFADPEYIKRLPTFQLPFLSKDRKYRSFQISGDSMFPIPEGAYVTGEYVDNWYLIRNRQAYIILTLDDGIVFKVAENLIEKENKLTLYSLNPLYEPYDIHVSEIKEVWKFVNYISSDMPEAELPQNEMLKTIATIKHDVNELKKKFYTD, encoded by the coding sequence TTTAACGCTAACATAAAACTACTACGAAAACGTTTAAGGATTACACAGGAAGATGTAGCCAATGAATTGAATATGAAGCGTTCAACGCTTAGCGGGCTTGAAAACAATGTCTCACAGCCGACCATTACAGCTCTGCTTACTTTTTCTAACTTCTATAAGGTATCCATAGATACTTTGCTGAAAATTGAGTTGAGTAAGCTTACTGGTGGACAGTTATCAGAAGTAATCAATGGAAATGATTTGTATTTGCGGGGTTCTACTTTGCGCATACTTACAACCACTGTCAATCAGGAAGATGTGGAAAACATTGAGCTGATTCCTGAAAAGGCAAAAGCAGGTTACGCAACAGGCTTTGCTGATCCTGAATACATCAAACGCTTACCAACCTTTCAGTTACCGTTTCTTTCAAAAGATCGGAAATACCGTTCTTTTCAGATCAGTGGCGATTCGATGTTCCCGATTCCTGAAGGAGCATATGTTACCGGAGAGTATGTCGATAACTGGTATTTGATCCGAAACCGACAGGCTTATATTATTTTGACTTTGGATGATGGTATCGTATTCAAAGTTGCTGAAAACCTGATTGAAAAAGAGAATAAACTTACTTTGTATTCATTAAACCCACTTTATGAACCTTATGATATACATGTTAGTGAGATTAAAGAGGTGTGGAAATTTGTGAATTACATTAGCTCTGATATGCCTGAAGCGGAATTGCCTCAGAATGAAATGCTGAAAACAATTGCAACGATTAAGCATGATGTAAATGAGTTAAAAAAGAAGTTTTATACTGATTAA